cctacccctacaaTACAGCCTCTTACCCATGCAGTACACCCTTCTCCTACTCCTGCAGCACACCCTTCTACTACCCCTGCAGtagaccctcttcctcctcctgtgattataacccccactcctccccctgtggttattacccccactcctctccTTGACCCTACTtttataccttcctcatcttctataccgccttctgagactgtcacaccatctgctggtccagattcaagtggtgatggtgaaggtcttgacccgctcctccatgatcgaccatggattgagccgtatggtaaagggtaagattTTAATCTCTTCATATAATTTGATCTTTATACCTTACTGTAATtgaaatgacttttattatgcaggtttattccatctagggttgcttcccaggccatcacacgttcaattaagcaacagtttttaagtccatggcctacttggggagcaatatCTGATGACGACAAAAAGCCATTCTGGGAGCGCTTTCAGGTGAACAatcaattaaactaattgtcCCTCTTATTATTAGTATGTTctgtaatcaatgtttgttctctttattgttacagatgaaggtgtagtggaaacctgaacatgaaactcagatacacagaaatttccacatgaaagcatctcatcggctgtcagagatgtttagggatgcccgcaatgcaggaCAACGCCCTTACTGGCTGGGTGAAcaaatttggaactctttactggctcattggaatacagtagagtttcgcaataagtgtgccaaagcccaAAGGAACAGAGCATCTGAAaggggtggcaccctgcatactggtgggtcgatcaccattcatgagcatgccattcgtatggtataatttcattactgcactttttctctcatatataagttatgtattttctatttcatatgtacatttctaattctaaattatgttacaggcacaagctctgggacgtgcggtccatgttgatgaggtctttgcacagactcatgtaaggaaggacactaatcaattcgttgatgaaagatctcggaagactcatgtaagcaaataacactattactattactaatttttcatttatgttattctatcattccctaacattgcttttaatgtttcaacaacaagaattttctacgagactttcacaggttagatctgaacatgagtcagctcctacaccggatgatgccaGTAATGCAGAagatgacatccgtaggacacagtgatggatcgacatcgttggtgggaagaaaaagggacgagtgtacggtgcaggacaacttgctgcaaactatacaacatcgagaggaggtactctgaagcaccaaccttcttcttccaccactactcCTAACGAGGTCGTTCTCCGCCTCACGCAGGCACTGCAACAACGTGACCAGGAGATCACTGATTTGagagcagagtttacaaactttaaggccctggtcatgagagtgttgcctgGTACTTCACAGGATGAATTCaatatccctccgacccagccacaaccctcctcgtcacccgctgtccctcagcagcccacatcagtccaaccctcatcagtccaaccctcatcaatccaacccacaccagtccaacCATCTatagaggagcaggatgatgaagatggctctgatgataactatgtacagtattagtttcattttgttattagttgttATAGAAACAATTGAATATTACAACATTTGGAGTTTACatcatttggatgttagatcagttggatgatttggattttagaacatcattatgttacattgttatatgttattaatatgaatatggattaatggatgttctatggatattattgatcaatgattgcatctttgagatgcacattatgcaggtgtgtatgtgcttgaaaattgttatgcaggtctgtttgtgtaTGAAAATTGCTATGCAGGTCTGTTGTTGGtttcataataaatacaaatgttTCTGACATCTCCCTCgaacttaccgaaggcttttgcccttcgacAAATTCCCACGTTCGctgattaccgaaggcttttgcccttcggtaattaccgaagccTTCTACCCTTcagaaattaccgaaggcttttgcccttcggtaattaccgaaggcttttgcccttcggtaattaccgaaggcttctgcccttcgaaaattaccgaaggcttttgcccttcggtaattaccgaaggtttCTGCCCTttggaaattaccgaaggcttctgcccttcggtaattaccgaagggcgaaagccctcggtaaatgttagcgacaaaggtattaccgagggcttttgggtcgtcgataagccgtctgtaaATGTCTtctaccgacggttttgggcattttccgagggcttttgaccttcggtaatgcccttcttttttgtagtgttaatatttaaaatacccCTATTAAGCCTATGAGTATTCGTGGTGATTGTTGGTGATTTGTGGTTGTGTGATTAGTGGCGGTCTCCAATTATGTGATTGGTGGTGACCTCCGATGGTGTTAGAGtgttttcatattaatttgaatatattttttattatataatttggaatgtattaaaaataatccTTCTAGATTTGGTGTTTCATAAggtatttttgaattaattatttcttattcAGGATTGGATGTCCACCTGCAcgcttcttctcttcttcctctcctaTACTTCTTcacattttcaaaatcaaaatcctaCACATGGTTACATTTGCTTCTTATTCTCCCATACTTTTTCATACTTTCTAAATCAAAATTGCACACTTCATTTTGATTGCTTCTTTtcccttcattttcttcttcttctaccatgattcatattttcaaaataaaaactcCATCCTATGTTTCATTTTTCAGGTGAGTGGAGATTTACATATATGAGGGACtcttgagataaaaaaataaaatactattgtTGGATCAATAAACGCATGAACATCAATGGTAATAGTGTTAAAAGATCTATTAACAATATATATCAATGACGAATAAGAAgtcattaatgtaaaaagatgGATCGACAAATTTGTAAACAAGAAAAAGGTTTTAACGACAATTTTGTGAGAATcatcattaaaagaaaaaaaaatcaagggAAATAAAGATGATTCTCTACTCAACACCGTCGAACATTCTTAAAGTGAAAAACAACGATGGTTGGACGGGGACTAttgttaaaagttaaaaattagaaagaaaacaacaaaacttgGATAGAGAATCTTGTTAAAAatcaaaaactgaaaatgaaACAACGACAGTTAGGCACCGAATCGTCGTTAAATTTGTCATTTTGTTAATGATATGGTGGTGTAGGAAGAAAAGAGGGAGGCGTAGGAAGAAACAACATGTTTGGATTACAGGAAAGATAAGTACAAATAAAGAGAATTAAGAATAAAGTTGATGAAAGTCGGTGAGTGACGTGATAGATTTAATagattagaaaaaaattgttttaactgataaaattgaatttaaagtcagtgtaaattatgttaaaatgacATGtgagttattatttaaaatacaaaaaacaaatggtaaaattatatataaataaaatgagattaatAGAATTTAAGTTGAAAtgattagtttaaataaaattaagtaatattttgaattgtcaaaattattttaaattgaaatgtgGTTGTTTgaagttaatataatttaaaatggaaGTAATTTGTTAAAAGAATTGTATTATTTggtgaaataatttaaatgaaattgttCGCTATAGAAATTGTTAACAATGATACTCAACTAAcaaaacattataataaatataatagatAATTATAAAAGCATTACATTAAATGAAATTGAGTTCATTCTATGTTAGATATATTTAATTGTCAAATGTCTtcaaaatattacaatatattattaagaaagcacaaaaaaaaaatttgtaacaaAGATTGAAGTCAATTGCTTTAATTCATATAAGCAATTGACCTATTCCAACAATATTGTGGAGGCATTCCCATAAGACATTTTGTATATGATAGGTGTGAGAAAAGTAAGTCGTAGCATTGTTCCATTATGTTTTCATGTTGAATGTTCATTGCTCCTAATATCTCTGAAATGTCACTTTTCGTATATTCAAGTTATGAGTTTTGATGCACTAGGTCGACTTTCTGATAAAGGGGGACATTTCTTCTTTCAATTGAAAGAACTTTTCGTAGTAGAGATTTTCTTCAAATGAGCATTTTCCGCCCCGTTACGTCAATGACACCATACAACTCAATTGTTAGGTTATCAAAGTGGAAATCAATGTCATTAATGACAAGGGCTTTCTTTTTTAACCTCGTGATGAGTATGTGATAAGGATTTTGCATATGGTGGTGATGGCCCAATGAGAGTCAAGGGTGAGTTGTTGCAATCCATGAGGTAAAATTTAAGTAGTGAAAATGTTAATAATGGATTTGTAATCTAAATTATAATAGTTGTAAAAGTAAACAAAGGGAAATTAGAAGTAATtgaaaacttaaacaaaaataagaaaaaaacgtttaattcaaataatattaaaaacatacttGATTAATATAATTCagataaaataaagtaaatagaACAATGATTATTACTTATTCAATAGAGTCATGAAATTCATAAACCCATTCTTTTAAATGGTGTCTATATTCATTAGACCTTTCGAAACCTCTGTTGACGATTAAGGTCAAATTAGCCAAACCATCTTCTACCCTTTTGCatactgataacggttgaaaaactgttatttttatacttaattttgatattaaaaacaatctttacgacttagaaactagcttggaatcgtgtttttacttaagttttggaaataagagagttggatgggttttatgcttggttttccttgttttggcaagaattaagatgaattagatgaaataatttgaagtagtaaggagctggactcaggaaaggaagtaaaagcGCACAAAAGAAGAGTCGCATTCACCGCTCAGCGCGACTTTCACCGCTCAGCGGCGTTCTGAAGCaccgcagtcaccgctgagagCTAAAACTATAGCTGAGCGTCATTGTGAAGAGCCGCAGTTACTGCTGAGCGTCATTCTGAAGAgccgcacttaccgttgagcggcaaaagtgccgctgagtgccattttattgggcttgagcctattttctgtaattcttaataaactatataagggtttagtcggcctagggttagtatctttggacagaaagaggcgaaatcacactttcttcaccctttggaggaggattttggatgcagaagctcctttcttcaaattctagggttctatctttcattctttcattgtttttcatctagtttcaccatgtttatggtgaactaaacctccattgttgttggggaacggatgtaatcctttgaaactttcatgtattgaattggttctatattttatatgctttcttcattaattgttagggtttttcttctatactttatgcatactttgtttaactcattcaattgcatgatcattgatgttatttatatggacacatatagatacaTCTAGACctgaggaaattctcccaagagcaatattacccagacatagggatatgaggatTGGTTttctttaagcttttgtgcgaatgtaatgcatgaataattgctagggagacaagacattgtaaactagtgattaggcgtaggctttcttcatcgagacatcgggtttaaggtaaattagaaagtgacattaacattaatgaagaaagatgaattcttgaatacatgagagtggataggatgaatcggaaaccccaacaacatcatcattccatattttacatcaatcacttttgcttctttcgatccaattgatcaacacacgcattcatatttatttttcagtatttgcatctaaATCCACaagatttcgtttacaagtccaatttaatcaacaaatcacataactgtttaggccgtgagtcctttgagaaacgatacttggtcttaccatttattattacttgatacgattcgatacacttgccgagtgttaacaCATACGTTCTTGTATGTTTTAAATACCCCACAAAATGTATGATAATGTTTAAGCATCATATCACATTCCATCAGGCTAGACTGACTGATGGTACAAAGGGCCTTTCGGTGTAATGTTAACCTTATCGTGGACAAGAATTGTATGGTcttcctcatcatcatcttcttcctagTGGTCTATCCTTCCATGTTCATATGTTGTTCACATTTACAACATTCAATTTGCTCAACATTTTATGACCAAAGTAATGTGACCAATCTAGGAAGATGCATGCCTTAGGTAAAATTCACCCCAAAGTGAGTCATTATCTATGTTATCAAGTTGGGGTATGGAAGATGCATATTTTTGTCCCTATATTTGATTATGCATTGCATTATGCGGTGCAACCAATTAATCAAAACATTATTTTCCAAGACCCACAACATAAACATGTTTTCCTAggataattttcaaaattttgaccTCGAGGAGCTGATATATGAACAAAGACATTATGTAGGAGTTTATCATTGATATTCAAACTTCCTGCATTTATAATATTGCGACCCTGAAATTTTTGGTCTAACCATGGAGCTCAATGTTGTTTGGTAGACATAGTCTATGTCTTCAAAGATatgaagaaacaattttttttgaccTTGATAGTTAAGATTGCTAATAGTTAACAATTTCATAAGTGGGATCTTTTGAGCATTGTCCTATTAACCTCATTGAACATGTACCCTTGCTCAATCACTTTGAGGTTTTTGTAAAAAGCTTGAATGAGTTCATCATAGTAGAACCGAGTATATAGCATGAGAAACTATTGCAGACTTTAGAACACTAAGGAATCATGAGTAAGGAAAATGCATTACTTTTACgaggaaattttttttttg
This window of the Vigna angularis cultivar LongXiaoDou No.4 chromosome 7, ASM1680809v1, whole genome shotgun sequence genome carries:
- the LOC128197711 gene encoding probable pathogenesis-related protein ARB_02861 isoform X4 gives rise to the protein MKNKKKKNKKKKKKKKKKKKNMMMMMTTKKKKKMMMIMTMMKKKKKMKMKIMMTTIKLMTGQGSERPDKGKGVARPKKRQRQAPKYVLRVPARLPTIAAPGTSSVGPPPTPTIQPLTHAVHPSPTPAAHPSTTPAVDPLPPPVIITPTPPPVVITPTPLLDPTFIPSSSSIPPSETVTPSAGPDSSGDGEGLDPLLHDRPWIEPYGKGFIPSRVASQAITRSIKQQFLSPWPTWGAISDDDKKPFWERFQMKV
- the LOC128197711 gene encoding proline-rich receptor-like protein kinase PERK8 isoform X5, with product MTGQGSERPDKGKGVARPKKRQRQAPKYVLRVPARLPTIAAPGTSSVGPPPTPTIQPLTHAVHPSPTPAAHPSTTPAVDPLPPPVIITPTPPPVVITPTPLLDPTFIPSSSSIPPSETVTPSAGPDSSGDGEGLDPLLHDRPWIEPYGKGFIPSRVASQAITRSIKQQFLSPWPTWGAISDDDKKPFWERFQMKV